In a genomic window of Piliocolobus tephrosceles isolate RC106 chromosome 1, ASM277652v3, whole genome shotgun sequence:
- the LOC111527796 gene encoding torsin-1A-interacting protein 2 encodes MFSDNSHCPDCGQQWFPSLELGHWLYQTELVENECYQVFLDRINRADYCPECYPDNPANRSLVLPWSFPLEWAPQNLTRWTFEKACHPFLLGPPLVRKRIHDSRVAGFNPALQLILTRTDKTLNKKLGQNK; translated from the coding sequence ATGTTTTCAGATAATTCACATTGCCCTGATTGTGGACAACAGTGGTTCCCTAGTTTAGAGCTAGGCCACTGGTTGTACCAAACTGAACTTGTTGAAAATGAATGTTACCAGGTATTCTTAGACCGTATTAACAGAGCTGATTATTGCCCTGAGTGTTATCCTGATAATCCTGCTAATAGAAGCCTTGTTCTTCCTTGGTCTTTCCCACTTGAGTGGGCTCCCCAGAATCTCACCAGATGGACCTTTGAGAAAGCTTGCCACCCATTTCTTCTGGGTCCTCCACTGGTTAGAAAAAGAATACATGACTCTCGAGTAGCTGGTTTTAACCCTGCATTACAGTTAATCTTGACCAGAACAGATAAAACCTTAAACAAAAAACTGGGTCAAAACAAATAG